GATTGGCACCGGGGGCGAAGGGGCCCGATGGGGAACAGCCGAGATGGGAACAGATCCCCACTACGACCAGCACGTCCTTGTGCTCCGGACGCGAACGGGTTTCGTTCTTGCAGTACTCGGGCGTCTGCATGGTGAACGGAATGTCGGAATTGGGATCGGCCACTTCGCCGTCCGTCTTCTTCAGCGACGCCAGTTGCTCCTCCGTGCGCCGCATGATCCAGACCGGTTTGCCGCGCCACTCGACGGTCATCATCTCGCCCGGCTTCAGGGCGCCGATATCCGCCTCGACTGGGGCACCCGCGGCCTTGGCCTTCTCCGATGGTGCAAAGGTACTGACGAAAGGAACCGCTACCGCTACGCCTCCGACGCCGCCAGCGACGGATGTCGCGATCAACCAATTGCGGCGACCTTTATCCACGCTCTTCACGTCTTGCTGGTCACTCATTCCAAACCCCAGGGGAAGTCAATTTAGATTTTGCGTCAACCATAAAGTGTACCTTAGACACCTGCGCACTAGATAGGCAGAAAATGCCACGGCCTCGCGCGATTATCGGACATGCATCCCGGAAATCCGCCTGCACGCTTGATTTCCGGTGGGTGATGCGGCAGGCTTCGAGCTTGAAACCGTTCACCCATCGCCACAAGAAGGAGAACCCCCCATGGGCATGATCTCGGAATTCAGAACCTTCGCCGTACGCGGCAACGTCATCGACCTCGCTGTCGGTGTGATCATCGGCGCGGCCTTCGGCAAGATCGTGGATTCGGTGGTCAACGACCTGATCATGCCGTTGGTGAGCCGTGTTGTGGGCAAGCTGGATTTCTCCAGCCTGTTCATTGTTCTGGCGGATCCCCCTCCGGGGACACCGCAGACGCTCGATGCCATGAAGAAGGCGGGCGTACCGGTGTTTGCCTATGGCAACTTCCTGACCATCGTCGTCAACTTCATCATCCTGGCCTTCATCATCTTTCTGATGGTGCGCGCCTTCAACCGGATGCGCGCCGAAGAACCCGCACCGCCGCCCGCCGCGCCGCCCGAGGAAGTAACGCTGCTGCGTGAAATCCGGGACAGCCTGAAAGCACGCTGATTCCGAACCCCGAACGATAAAACGGCCCCGCTGGGGCCGTTTTGTTTTTTATCAGATCAGACCGGATTCGGAATATCAATAAAGGTATGGCGCAGGCCGAAGCGTTCGGCCACATGCTCGCCGAGCGAGCGGATGCCATAGCGCTCGGTGGCATGGTGACCCGCGGCGAGATACGCCACGCCGCTCTCGCGCGCCAGGTGCGTGGTCTGCTCCGAGACTTCGCCGCTCAGATAGGCATCGACGCCGGCGGCCACTGCGGCATCGAAATACCCTTGCGCCCCGCCCGTGCACCAGCCGACGGTGCGAATCATCTGGCCGGGCTCGCCGATCGCGAGCGGCTCGCGCCCGAGCACACCGCCGACATGCGCCGCCAGCGCGGACAGCGGCATCGGCGCGGGCAGCGTACCGGTCCAGCCCAGCTGGTCATCGCTGAAGCGGCCGGTGGGAGTAAAACCGAGCTGAAGGCCAAGTTGCGCGTTATTGCCGAATTCCGGGTGGTTATCCAGCGGCAGATGGAAAGCGAACAGATTGATATCCGCGCCGAGCAGGCGCTTCAGTCGCGCATGCTTCTGCCCCACCACGCGCGCATCTTCGCTTTTCCAGAAATAGCCGTGATGCACGAGGATGGCGTCGGCGCCTGCCTCGATCGCGGCATCGACCAGCGCGAGGCTTGCCGTCACCCCGGTCACCACGTGTGTGATCTCCGAGCGGCCTTGCACTTGCAGCCCGTTGGGACAATAGTCCTTGTATCGGGAAACGTCCAACAGGTCGTTCAAGTACAATTCAAGCTCTTTTGTTTTCATTTTCTGCTCAAAACTCCAATATGTTGCGGCGCTTTTGGCTGTTCTTTGCCCAGGCTGTCACTGTCGTGCTGGCGGTCTGGTTCGTCGTGGCAACGCTCAAGCCTGAATGGCTGCAGAGGGGGCGCGTCGCGGTGCAGTCCGGCTCGCCCATCGTGGCGCTCAAGGAGGTCGTGCCCAACGTATCTGGTCCTGCGGCCGAAGGGTCATACAGCGAAGCCGCCCAGCAGGCGATGCCGGCGGTGGTCAATATCTTTACCAGCAAGAACGGCAACAAGCGCTCGCCCAATCCGCAGGCCGAGGATCCGTGGTTCCGCTTCTTCTTCGGCGATCGCCTGCCCGAAAGGCAGGAGCCGGTCTCCAGCCTGGGGTCTGGCGTCATTGTCAGCGCCGAGGGTTACATTCTAACCAACCACCACGTGGTCGACGGCGCCGACGAGATCGAGATCGCGCTGACCGACGGCCGCAAGGGCAATGCCAAGGTGGTCGGCTCCGACCCGGAAACCGACCTCGCCGTTTTGAAAGTGACGCTCAAGGACTTGCCCGCGATCACGCTGGGCCGGCTCGAGAACGTCAAGGTCGGCGACGTGGTGCTGGCCATCGGCAACCCGTTCGGCGTCGGCCAGACCGTGACCATGGGCATCGTGTCGGCGCTGGGCCGCAGCCACCTGGGCATCAACACCTTCGAGAACTTCATCCAGACCGACGCCGCCATCAACCCCGGCAACTCGGGTGGCGCGCTGGTGGATGCGCAGGGCAACCTGCTGGGCATCAACACGGCGATCTATTCGCGCTCGGGCGGCTCTCTGGGTATCGGCTTCGCCATCCCGGTATCGACGGCGAAGCAGGTGATGGAGTCGATCATCTCGACCGGCAGCGTGACACGCGGCTGGATCGGCGTCGAGCCCCAGGACATGACGCCGGAGATCGCGGAATCGTTCGGGCTCGATGCCAAGGAAGGCGCACTGATCGCGGCCGTGGTGCAGGGCGGCCCGGCCGACAAGGCGGGCGTGCGGCCCGGCGATGTGCTGACCAAAGTCGATGGCTTGTCGATCACCGACACCACGGCGCTGCTCAATGCCATTGCGCAGCTCAAGCCTGGCGTGGACATCAAGATGACGGTGATCCGACGCGGCAAGCCGACGGACCTGACGGTCACCATCGGCAAGCGGCCCCCGCCGCCGCGACGCTCGCTGCCGTTCGAGGAAGAAGAGTAAGCCGGTCCTTGACCGTACCGGAGTCAGCAAACCCGCCAGCGATGGCGGGTTTTTTTATGGCTGCATTTCCCGGGGCGTGGCGGTGGTAGCAGACGGGTCGGCTCGTTTCCAACTTGCGGCATAGCCACAGGGAGTCATGCCGCCCGACGCCGGTTGTTCAGGGGATTCAGCCGATCCAATAGGTCCGCCGGCGTGCGATGCTTGCCGGCCACGTTACGCATGGCTCGAAGGTGCCAAAGAGCTGCCAAAGCCGATGGGGTCAGGCCCGATGGAGCCACTCACGCGGTCCGGCGGCAGCGTGGGCGCGGCGCAAGGTCACGCCGTGCCGGCGGATAGCCGCCGTCGAATTGCACAAAAGAAAACGCCGGCATCCTTACGGATGCCGGCGTTTTTCAAGCCAACCTTCAGCGGGCGGAAGCCCGCGTCAGATTAGAACTTGTGGCGCAGGCCAACCACAGCACCGAACTGGTCCTTGCCGGACTGGACGGTGTTGAAGCCGTTCACACCCAGCAGCGAACCGTTGTCGTTCAGAGCGTACGACAGCGAGGTGTACACGTCGGTACGCTTCGACAGCGCGTAGTCGGCGGTCACGACGAATTGCCACGGATCGGCGTCGCTCTTGCGGAAGTCTTGGTAGTAAGCAGCGCCCGACAGCGAGAACGCCGGGGTCAGCTGGTAACCCAGACCCAGCCAGTACAGGTTGGAGGTACCGTTGATGCCCAGCGGGTTGGCGGTAGTCGCAACTTGGCCCGGCAGGCTCGCGCCGTCAGCAGCCTTGGCCCAACGGTAGCCAGCGTACACCTTGGCCGGGCCGAAGGCGTAGTTGGCACCCACGGTGGCGCGGCGGATACGCTGACCGCTTGCATCGACAGGAGCGGTAGCGGGACCGGTGGTCGTGCCGTGGATTTCGTCATAGGCAGCACCAACCGAGAACGGGCCAGCTGCGTAGTTCAGCAGGGCGCCGTACTCTTGGCCGCGACGGAATGCGCCGGGGGTTTCCTGGCCGTTGCTGTTGAAGCTGTAGAAGGCCGAAGCGGTCAGGCCACCGAACTTGCCGATGTACTTGACGGTGTTGTCGGCGCGCGAAGCGAAGGCGGCGTCCTGAGACAGGATACCGTAACGCGACGAGATGGCCATCGGGTCATAGATCAGACCGAAG
The window above is part of the Cupriavidus taiwanensis LMG 19424 genome. Proteins encoded here:
- the petA gene encoding ubiquinol-cytochrome c reductase iron-sulfur subunit → MSDQQDVKSVDKGRRNWLIATSVAGGVGGVAVAVPFVSTFAPSEKAKAAGAPVEADIGALKPGEMMTVEWRGKPVWIMRRTEEQLASLKKTDGEVADPNSDIPFTMQTPEYCKNETRSRPEHKDVLVVVGICSHLGCSPSGPFAPGANPQLGTDPGFLCPCHGSTFDLAGRVFKNKPAPQNLDVPPYQFLSDSKIVIGKDEKGEA
- a CDS encoding Nif3-like dinuclear metal center hexameric protein yields the protein MKTKELELYLNDLLDVSRYKDYCPNGLQVQGRSEITHVVTGVTASLALVDAAIEAGADAILVHHGYFWKSEDARVVGQKHARLKRLLGADINLFAFHLPLDNHPEFGNNAQLGLQLGFTPTGRFSDDQLGWTGTLPAPMPLSALAAHVGGVLGREPLAIGEPGQMIRTVGWCTGGAQGYFDAAVAAGVDAYLSGEVSEQTTHLARESGVAYLAAGHHATERYGIRSLGEHVAERFGLRHTFIDIPNPV
- a CDS encoding porin, giving the protein MKMKLFAAAVAALAAGGAYAQSSVTLYGVADVGLEYVSKANAAGDDLFRMSSGNQSGSRWGLRGVEDLGGGLKGVFVLESGFDLDDGRSAQGGRLFGRQAYVGLQSNYGSLLLGRQQTAFYDFGLIYDPMAISSRYGILSQDAAFASRADNTVKYIGKFGGLTASAFYSFNSNGQETPGAFRRGQEYGALLNYAAGPFSVGAAYDEIHGTTTGPATAPVDASGQRIRRATVGANYAFGPAKVYAGYRWAKAADGASLPGQVATTANPLGINGTSNLYWLGLGYQLTPAFSLSGAAYYQDFRKSDADPWQFVVTADYALSKRTDVYTSLSYALNDNGSLLGVNGFNTVQSGKDQFGAVVGLRHKF
- a CDS encoding Do family serine endopeptidase, translating into MLRRFWLFFAQAVTVVLAVWFVVATLKPEWLQRGRVAVQSGSPIVALKEVVPNVSGPAAEGSYSEAAQQAMPAVVNIFTSKNGNKRSPNPQAEDPWFRFFFGDRLPERQEPVSSLGSGVIVSAEGYILTNHHVVDGADEIEIALTDGRKGNAKVVGSDPETDLAVLKVTLKDLPAITLGRLENVKVGDVVLAIGNPFGVGQTVTMGIVSALGRSHLGINTFENFIQTDAAINPGNSGGALVDAQGNLLGINTAIYSRSGGSLGIGFAIPVSTAKQVMESIISTGSVTRGWIGVEPQDMTPEIAESFGLDAKEGALIAAVVQGGPADKAGVRPGDVLTKVDGLSITDTTALLNAIAQLKPGVDIKMTVIRRGKPTDLTVTIGKRPPPPRRSLPFEEEE
- the mscL gene encoding large conductance mechanosensitive channel protein MscL, whose translation is MGMISEFRTFAVRGNVIDLAVGVIIGAAFGKIVDSVVNDLIMPLVSRVVGKLDFSSLFIVLADPPPGTPQTLDAMKKAGVPVFAYGNFLTIVVNFIILAFIIFLMVRAFNRMRAEEPAPPPAAPPEEVTLLREIRDSLKAR